The following is a genomic window from Canis lupus familiaris isolate Mischka breed German Shepherd chromosome 10, alternate assembly UU_Cfam_GSD_1.0, whole genome shotgun sequence.
TTTTGAGAACAGCAAGGACTCCAGCCTATGGGGACTGAGAGAAGGGCCCCAGCTTTCAGAGGGAGGAGATGTGAGTATGGGGTCCACCCACCCTGGCCTTGATGTTCGCTCTCTAGCTTTATAAAGGGCAATGAAGGAAGTATTAAAGATCAGCGGGCTGGGACCGAGTCCTTCCCTATGATTATAGCCTGGAATTGGGGAGTGGCCCCACAGAGGTCCTGACCTTGAGGGAAGTGAATGAGGGCTGGTACATAATGTGTCAGTCACCCCACGGTAAGCAAACAAAGAAGTCATCCTGCTCAGGACAGTCTCCAAACCCAGCTCTGCTGAGAGCCTCTCCTCCACAGGTGAAAAGCAGATGCGCTTCAGCCTCTCAGACATCCCCTATGATGTGAACTCGGGTGGCTATGAGAAGGATGTGGAGTTGGTGGCACATCATGGCCTGGAGCCTGGCTTCGGAGGTTCTCTGGCCTTTGTGGGGGCAGAGCATCTGCGTCCCCTCCGCCTTCCACCTACCAACTGCATCTCAGAACTCACACCCGTCATCAGCTCTGTCTACACCCAGATGCAGCCCCTCCCCGGTCGACTAGAGCTTCCAGGGTCCCGAGAAGCAGGTGAGGGACCCGAGGACCTGGCTGATGGAGGCCCCCTCCTCTACCGGGCCCGAGGCCCCCTGACTGACCCTGGGGCCTCCCCTAGCAATGGCTGCCAGGACTCCACAGATACAGAGAGCAACCACGAAGATCGAGTTGGGGGGGTGGTATCCCTCCCTCAgggccccccgccccagccaccTCCCACCATTGTGGTGGGCCGGCCCAGCCCTGCCTACGCCAAAGAGGACCCCAAGCCGCAGGAGGGGTTACTGCGGGGCACCCCAGGCCCCTCCAAGGAAGTGCTCCGGGTGGTGGGCGAGAGTGGTGAGCCCGTGAAGGCCTTCAAGTGCGAGCACTGCCGAATCCTCTTTCTGGACCATGTCATGTTCACCATCCACATGGGCTGCCATGGCTTCAGAGACCCTTTCGAGTGTAACATCTGTGGTTACCACAGCCAGGACCGGTACGAATTCTCCTCCCACATTGTCCGGGGGGAACACAAGGTGGGCTAGCCACCTACTGCCCTCCCCTCAGCCCACCACTCCCCTGCCCTACCTACAGGAGTCTAGCTCTGTCCCCATTACATCCCAAGGAGTTTTGCTTGGTGGCCTCTACCACTGGCTACCTGACCTCACCCTTGACCCTGATCCCTCCTCACGTAGTCTCCTCTACCCTGACTGATTTAAGCATTGTGATGAAACAGGCCTTTTCGCttatgtttctccttttcctcttctcctctcatCCCGGCATATTCAgagttatttattaatataatttgttgatttttcttttgcttttttctcttaccTTGTATCAGTCACTTACCACCAcagcccccaacccctcccctgccctcctgacCACCGTCCCCTCCCACTTTATTTAggcctaatttttctttctttgatccaGCTTTCTCTAACAGCCCTCGGGGTCGGAAGCTCCTCTTAGGCCTAAGAGTTCTGAGCTTCTTGTGTGAAGTCCTCACCTTTTGCATTATCTGATTCTTTAGTTTTGACGGGCATAGCCCCCTCTGGCCCTACCTTAGCTCTGTGGCATTATATCTCCTCTCTGGGACCCTCCAACCTGGTACTCCATACCTCTTGTGCCCTCTCACGTTAGGCAGCTTGCACTATGCTTGAACAAATGAAGAATTCCCTCATTTGGAAGTAGGAGGGGCTGAAGAAATTCTCCCCAGGCACTGTGGGACTGAGGGTCCTCTTGACGTGCCCCTAGTAATATGAGTTCCCCAAAGCCCATAGTGGGAATCTCCCTCTGGGATGTGATCTATATCTTCTCTCCTCAAACAACCCCCAACACTGCTACTCTCTTCAACCTGCCAGTCTACTCAGTGGTGGTTTTTCTCTCCTTGGAGTGCCCCAATTTTATATTCTCAGGGGCCAAGGCTAGGTCTGCAGTCCTGTCTCTGACATGTTGGGAGCCACAGGTGCCTAATTGGGAACCAGGGCATGGGAAGGGGGTGGGTTAaaattcttctccttctcttccacctCTAATCTTCTCCACTCTAGTGACCTTCCTAGGCTCTCAGGGGCTCCCGGAGTCCCTCTCCTGTGAGAAACTAGTGGGTTGCTGCCGGATGACAAGGGGGTGTCTCAACCCCAGTGTCATGCtgccttcttcttctcccccctGCAGGATTCACCCTCATTCCCAGGCTTCTGGGCCCTGTTCTTAGGATCAGTGGCAGGGAGAAAAGggtgtctcttttctctcttctaatttTCAGTATAACCAAAAATTATCCCAGGACGAGGAAGGGCATTTGCCCCTCACCTCATTCTATTCTTGTCCTAGCAAGAATGGGATGGGCACAACTGAACTGGGGGTCATCCTTTACTGCCCCCTTCTACACTCAGTTCCCAGATATAGGGCAGAAGGGGGCATGCTTCTCCTGGCTACAGCAGAGACCCCTGGCTTTTTGGGTAACCTAGTTGGTGagaagggggcaggaggagataTGGCTCCACTGCGAGTGGAGGTCTCTTTCTACAAGTGTTttctgcccaaggccacagctATCCCATTCTCTGCTTCCTTGAGATTCAAACCAAAGgctgtttttctatatttaaagaaaaaaaaaaaaagaaagtaaaaaccaaACACAACACCTCACAAGTTGTAACACTtggtccttctctctctccttttctcttcccttccatctttctttccatATGTCCTTTCCTTATTGGCTCGTTTGCCTCCTACTTTTCTCACTCCCTATCAGGGATAATTTAGGGGGATGGTGAAGGGTTGGCTAAGGAACAGACCCTGGGATTGGGGCTCCTAAGGGCTCTAAGAAAAGTCTACCTTACCCTCTGTGGGAAAAGAGACCCTAGAAAaacttctcttctcccttctttttctctcccattatGTAGTCTCCCTAAGAGAACCAGATTGTCAAGGAAGGGCACTGTGGATTGATTGTTCCTCCTTGACAAAGTAGCAATAAACAGATGCTGCCAAGGGCAGAGGATGGGGGAGTTAGCTGGAAGGAGAGTGGTCTCTAGAGAAGCGGAGAGTCTCCTCAACCGTCCCCCAGGGAACTGGCTCCTTGTTGCAGGATGGCAGCAGAGCTGAGATTAATATCTAGGGTTCTCCTCAACTGTTCTGGTTATTGAGCCCCTTCCTGTTAGACCTACCCTGTACCACCTCTTCTGCGTCTGCTGTGTATTTGGTGACACCTCATAAGGACTAGTCCCTTCTGGGGTATCAGAGCCTTAGGgtgccccccatcccctcccccagtcaGCTCTGGCACCTGTAACCTCCTGGAACATGAAGGACTATGCTCTGAGGCTATACTCTGAGCCCATGAGAGCAGAGACTGGAAGGGCAAGACCAGGTGctaaggaggggagagaagggcactctgtctctctccagaCCATCACTGCACTTTAACCAGGGTCTTAGGTACAAAATCCTACTTTCCAGAGCCTTCCAGCTCTGGAACCTCAAACatcctcatgctctctcccagCTCcttttgcataaaaaaaaaaaaaaaaaaaaaaaaaagtaaagaaaaagaaaaaaaattgaaacccaCATGGAGAAAAGAggtgttttccttttatattgATATTCAAGAccaacaccacacacaaaaatttctaaatagacacttttccagacctttgtttttttgtgtcaGTGTCCAAGCTGCAGATGGGATTTTGTAATACTTTCAGCAGCTTCTTTCCTtgtgtacataatatatatattatatatatttttaatcagaagttatgaagaacaaaaagaaaaaaaaaaaacacagaagcaagTGCAATaccacctctcttctctctctctcccagggtTTCATTTGTAGCCTATGCTTGGTGTCTCCTTGGACCTTACCCTTTCacctccccctcttcctttggttctccctcccccattttttaaagagtttttctcctttctcaaggGGAGTTAAACTAGCTTTTGACACTTATTGCAAAGCattttgtatatgtaatatattgtaagtaaatatttgtgtaaCGGAGATATACTACTGTAAGTTTTGTACTGTACTGGCTGAAGGTCTGTTATAAATAAACATGAGTAATTTAACACCCCTGGTTGTTTTTGCAGACTTTGCTGTAATTTtctgctgggagggaggggaatcTCCTTACTGCACATTGTACCAACTACTAAATGTTTTGAAGGTGAACAAGTCTAAGACTAAAAGGAAGCTAAAGAAGAATGCTCACGTTGTTGCTATAGAAGAACAGAATTTTTGACCTACAATGGAAAGTGGAGATTTTCCTACCAGGGGTGCCTTCAGGATAGAGAAAGCCCAACTTGCCTATCCATCCAAAGCAGAGATTCATCAAACATTTTCTGAGTACCTACAATTTGCAAAACACATTATATGCCCAAGGAAATACAAGTTACAATAACTTgtgtggttttttctttttttttttttttttcgatt
Proteins encoded in this region:
- the IKZF4 gene encoding zinc finger protein Eos isoform X7, which translates into the protein MYSDEESSRLLGPDERLLEKDDSVIVEDSLSEPLGYCDGSGPEPHSPGGIRLPNGKLKCDVCGMVCIGPNVLMVHKRSHTGERPFHCNQCGASFTQKGNLLRHIKLHSGEKPFKCPFCNYACRRRDALTGHLRTHSVSSPTVGKPYKCNYCGRSYKQQSTLEEHKERCHNYLQSLSTEAQALAGQPGDEIRDLEMVPDSMLHSSSERPTFIDRLANSLTKRKRSTPQKFVGEKQMRFSLSDIPYDVNSGGYEKDVELVAHHGLEPGFGGSLAFVGAEHLRPLRLPPTNCISELTPVISSVYTQMQPLPGRLELPGSREAGEGPEDLADGGPLLYRARGPLTDPGASPSNGCQDSTDTESNHEDRVGGVVSLPQGPPPQPPPTIVVGRPSPAYAKEDPKPQEGLLRGTPGPSKEVLRVVGESGEPVKAFKCEHCRILFLDHVMFTIHMGCHGFRDPFECNICGYHSQDRYEFSSHIVRGEHKVG